The following proteins come from a genomic window of Lolium rigidum isolate FL_2022 chromosome 5, APGP_CSIRO_Lrig_0.1, whole genome shotgun sequence:
- the LOC124651959 gene encoding guanine nucleotide-binding protein subunit gamma 3-like, protein MAMAAPRPKSPPSSPDPCGRHRLQLAVDTLHREIGFLEGEINSIEGVHAASKCCKEVDEFVGKNADPFITISSKNGNTDRSHQLPKKFR, encoded by the exons ATGGCAATGGCGGCGCCCAGGCCCAagtcgccgccgtcctcgccggaCCCTTGTGGCCGCCACCGCCTGCAGCTCGCCGTCGACACGCTCCACCGCGAGATCGGATTCCTCGAG GGCGAAATTAATTCCATTGAAGGGGTGCATGCTGCATCCAAATGCTGCAAAGA GGTTGATGAGTTCGTAGGAAAGAATGCCGATCCATTCATAACGAT TTCGTCGAAGAATGGGAACACCGATCGATCTCACCAATTGCCAAAGAAGTTTCGGTAA